The Pseudodesulfovibrio cashew genomic sequence AATAGTATGAGATTATTTGTTGGCCAGTATAGGAGGTGGTTTTCAGGGCCAGTCCGTTGGATTTGTGATCAATACTGTTTTTTTTAGAAAGTTGGACGTTGTTTGGGTGGGGATTTGCTGCCACAATCTTTTCAATTTATTGACCCAAGGCTTCGCGTTGGCTATAAACACCTCAAAACAATTGTTTTAGCGTTTCTGTTCCGATCGAAATAATCGTCGTCTTGAGGGCCTCCATGGAAAATCTATTTTTTGAACATCCTATTCTGAATTCTCCTTACGACTACCCTGAACAACATTGGGAACTCGATAAACAGGGACAGCCTACTCAAAAAGTCATAAATCGACGCCGTCAGGCAGACTTCATAACGCCAATTCCCAAGCCCAAGAAGCGGAAGGCCAAAGCCGAACAGGCCAAGATGGTCTTTGACGAGGGCAAGGGGCTCTCCACACAAGAGCAGCAGTATACGGCAACAGCTCGGACCATCAACGCTCTTCGAGAACACGTGGACGCTTGGAGGAAGATTCCTGATCCTGGCGGGTGGAAAGTAACGCCAGAAACCGCCCGCCTGCTCCAGCATTGGAGACACCATAAGTTCAGCGGCATTCGTCCTTTTTTCTGTCAGGTTGAAGCTGTTGAAGTAGCCATTTGGCTTACCGAGGTAGCTCCTAAGCTGGGTAAGAAAGGGAAAGCCTTTCTGGAGGTACTTGCTAACGCCAACAATGACGCGAATCCCGAGTTGATGCGACTGGCTCTCAAACTGGCGACAGGTGCTGGCAAGACGACTGTCATGGCGATGCTCATCATCTGGCAGACCATCAACGCCGTCCGTCATCCGACAAGCAACAAGTTCACTCGTGGATTTCTCATCGTCGCTCCCGGGTTGACCATCAAGGATCGGCTGAGGGTGCTCCAGCCCAATGATCCAGACAGCTATTATGCTAGCCGAGAACTGGTTCCCAATGACATGATGGCGGACCTCGAACGGGCCAAAATCGTTATCACCAACTACCATGCCTTCAAACTCCGTGAACGCATGGACTTGTCAAAGGGGAGCCGATCCTTGCTTCAAGGACGCGGGGAGGAGCTGAATACTCTTGAAACCGAAGGGCAGATGATCCAGCGCGTCATGCCTGACTTGATGGGCATGAAAAACATCCTGGCGATCAACGATGAAGCACACCACTGCTACCGGGAGAGGCCCGATAGTACGGATGTTGAAGACTCCAAGGGGGATGAGAAGGACGAAGCCAAGAAGAACAACGAAGCCGCACGGCTCTGGATTTCAGGGCTTGAGGCGGTAAATCGAAAACTCGGTCTCACCTGTGTCATTGATCTTTCGGCGACTCCCTTCTTCTTGCGAGGCTCAGGCTATGCCGAGGGAACACTCTTTCCCTGGACCATGAGCGACTTTTCGCTGATGGACGCCATTGAATGCGGTATCGTCAAATTGCCCCGCGTTCCTGTGGCGGACAATCTTATCGACAGAAGCGAAATGCCAAGGTTCAGGAATTTGTGGGAGCATATCGGCAAGAAGATGCCTAAGAAGGGCCGGGGCAAAGCTAAAAACCTTGACCCCTTGGCTATTCCTACAGAACTCCAGACGGCGTTGGAGGCGCTGTATGGGCACTACGCCAAGACCTTTGATTTGTGGAATGAGAGCGGCATCACTGTGCCGCCTTGCTTCATCGTAGTGTGCAACAACACCTCTACGTCCAAGCTTGTTTACGAGTATATTTCCGGGTTCACTAGAGAGAACGACGACGGATCGATGACGCCAGTTCCGGGCCGGTTGGAGTTGTTCAGGAATACAGACGAACATGGCAACCCGCTTCCTAGGCCTAGAACCCTCTTGATTGACAGCGAGCAGCTGGAGTCTGGAGAGGCTGTGGATAAGAATTTCAGGGAAATATACAGCGAAGAAATTGATCGTTTCCGCAGAGAAATTATCGAACGAACCGGGAGCAGGGAACAGGCGGAGAACATCACCGACCAGGACCTGCTACGCGAAGTCATGAACACGGTGGGAAAGAAAGATCGCCTCGGAGAATCCATCCGCTGCGTTGTCTCTGTCTCCATGCTGACGGAAGGCTGGGACGCCAATACCGTGACCCATGTACTCGGTGTTCGGGCTTTCGGAACGCAGCTCCTCTGTGAACAGGTCATTGGTCGCGCCTTGCGTAGGCAGTCTTATGATCTGAACGAGGAAGGACTGTTCAATGTCGAATATGCAGATGTTCTGGGCATCCCCTTTGACTTCACAGCCAAGCCCGTGGTGGCTCCTCCTCAGCCTCCCAGAGAGACGATTCAGGTCAAGGCTGTGAGGCCCGAGCGTGACCATCTGGAAATTCGCTTTCCAAGGGTTGAGGGTTATCGCGTTGAACTGCCGGAAGAACGCCTTGAAGCCGAATTCAATGACGATTCCATCCTGGAGCTGACACCGACCCTAGTAGGACCTTCCATCACCAAGAACCAAGGTATCATCGGCGAGGATGTTGATCTCAGCCTAGAGCATCTTGGAGACATGCGCAGGTCAACATTGCTCTTCCATGTGACCAAACGGTTGCTCTACACTAAATGGCGTGATCCTGGGGAAGAGCCCAAAATGCACCTGTTCGGCCAGCTCAAACGGATCACCAAGCAATGGCTGGACAACTGCCTGGAGTGTAAGGGTGGAACCTATCCGGCGCAGCTGATGTATCAGGAGTTGGCGGATATGGCCTGTGAGCGGATCACTGCCGGGATTACCCGCAAGCTGGTGGGCAAGAGTCCGGTCAAGGCGGTGCTTGACTCGTTCAACCCGGTGGGCTCGACCATGCACGTCAACTTTAACACTTCCAAGCGGAATCGTTGGCAGACGGATTCGCGCCGATGTCATGTGAACTGGGCCATTTTGGACAGCGATTGGGAAGGAGAGTTCTGTCGTGTGGTGGAGTCGCACCCCAAGGTCAAGGCGTATGTCAAGAATCATAACCTGGGGCTTTTTGTTCCCTATCGCTATGGTTCGATCATGCGAACCTACATCCCAGATTTTATTGTCCAGGTCGAAGACAGGCACGAAGACCTTCTCAACCTGATCGTGGAGATCAAAGGCTACCGGGGTGAGGACGCCAAGGAAAAGAAATCGACCATGGAGAACTACTGGATTCCCGGTGTGAACAACCACAAGCAATTTGGGCGATGGGCGTTTGCAGAACTAACGGAAGTTTTTAAAATCGAATCGGATTTTGCAGCCAAGGTGGAATCCGTCTTCAATGATATGATCCTCGGCGTAAGTGAAGCCAGAGACGAACAGGAATAGATACCATGGCAAAGAAGAAAAATCTCAAATCCGTTGAAACCATCACGCACGAAGACGCTTCCAGAAAGCATATTCCCACTGCCGAATGCCAGTCCATCTTGCGTAAGGAGCACCAGGACCCCATCCGAGTGGCGTATGAACGGCGCAACCGCGATCTTGATCCCCAGCTTGTTTGGCGCGGCAAAGATGAACAGGACTGGTCCGACCTGGTGGTCAGTGCGCCGCCGTTGTTCATCCAAGAAAAAGTCCATCCGAAAGTACTCATAGACGAACTGACCGAGCGGACCAGGAAGCAGGGAGGGGCCAAGGTCCCCCAGCAGATGAGCCTCTTTGACGACTTCAATGGTCTTCCTGATGAAAACGCCAAGACGGAATTCTACCAGCATGATTCCAACTGGTCGAACCGGATGATCCTTGGTGACAGCCTTCAGGTCATGGCTTCACTTGCAGAGAGAGAGGGCATGCGGGGAAAAGTGCAGTGTGTCTATTTTGATCCTCCCTATGGTATTAAATTTAATTCCAATTTTCAGTGGTCGACTTTCAACAGAGATGTGACAGACGGGAAAAAGGAACATATCACGCGTGAGCCTGAGCAGGTTAAGGCTTTTAGAGATACATGGAGGGATGGAATTCATTCATACATGACATACATGCGTGATAGGCTAACTGTAGCAAGAGACCTTCTTGCAGATTCTGGATCTCTTTTTGTGCAGATTGGCGATGAAAATGTTCATAGAGTTAGAACGCTTCTTGATGAAATCTTTGGTCAAGACAATTATGTCTCAACGATTGTATTTGTTAAAACATCAAGTTCAACAAGTGATTATCTCGGACCAACATTTGACTATATTTTATGGTACGCAAAGAACAGGCCATCAGTAAAATATAGAAAGATATTGCTAAAAAAAGAGCCCGGTAAAAAAGGTGGAACAGGATATAAAAGTGTACAACTAAAAAATCTAACTCGTCGTTCTTTAAC encodes the following:
- a CDS encoding BPTD_3080 family restriction endonuclease, with the translated sequence MENLFFEHPILNSPYDYPEQHWELDKQGQPTQKVINRRRQADFITPIPKPKKRKAKAEQAKMVFDEGKGLSTQEQQYTATARTINALREHVDAWRKIPDPGGWKVTPETARLLQHWRHHKFSGIRPFFCQVEAVEVAIWLTEVAPKLGKKGKAFLEVLANANNDANPELMRLALKLATGAGKTTVMAMLIIWQTINAVRHPTSNKFTRGFLIVAPGLTIKDRLRVLQPNDPDSYYASRELVPNDMMADLERAKIVITNYHAFKLRERMDLSKGSRSLLQGRGEELNTLETEGQMIQRVMPDLMGMKNILAINDEAHHCYRERPDSTDVEDSKGDEKDEAKKNNEAARLWISGLEAVNRKLGLTCVIDLSATPFFLRGSGYAEGTLFPWTMSDFSLMDAIECGIVKLPRVPVADNLIDRSEMPRFRNLWEHIGKKMPKKGRGKAKNLDPLAIPTELQTALEALYGHYAKTFDLWNESGITVPPCFIVVCNNTSTSKLVYEYISGFTRENDDGSMTPVPGRLELFRNTDEHGNPLPRPRTLLIDSEQLESGEAVDKNFREIYSEEIDRFRREIIERTGSREQAENITDQDLLREVMNTVGKKDRLGESIRCVVSVSMLTEGWDANTVTHVLGVRAFGTQLLCEQVIGRALRRQSYDLNEEGLFNVEYADVLGIPFDFTAKPVVAPPQPPRETIQVKAVRPERDHLEIRFPRVEGYRVELPEERLEAEFNDDSILELTPTLVGPSITKNQGIIGEDVDLSLEHLGDMRRSTLLFHVTKRLLYTKWRDPGEEPKMHLFGQLKRITKQWLDNCLECKGGTYPAQLMYQELADMACERITAGITRKLVGKSPVKAVLDSFNPVGSTMHVNFNTSKRNRWQTDSRRCHVNWAILDSDWEGEFCRVVESHPKVKAYVKNHNLGLFVPYRYGSIMRTYIPDFIVQVEDRHEDLLNLIVEIKGYRGEDAKEKKSTMENYWIPGVNNHKQFGRWAFAELTEVFKIESDFAAKVESVFNDMILGVSEARDEQE